The following nucleotide sequence is from Kineobactrum salinum.
CAGTGCCTGTGGGTGCTCGCTCAGTGGTACCCCGGCTACCGTCGCCAGTACTTGCGCAGTGAGGTCGTCGACCGTGGGACCCAGGCCGCCATTGATGATGACGATATCCGCGTTCGCCGCCATCTGCGCCAGTTCTGCCTGCAGCAGGGCGTTGTCGTCGCCCACCGTGACCTTGCGATAGACCGTGATGGCAATCTCTGCCAGCCGGCGCGCAATCAGCGCCGAATTGGAGTCGACGGTGTCGCCACTCATGATCTCGTTGCCGGTCAGCAGGAGTTGTACCCGGGGATCGCGCTGGGCCATTTCGGCGCCTCTGTATTCGGACTGGGCGCCAGCATAGCGCCAATACTTCAATTGGCGCAAAACGCTGTGCGCGGCCGGCCTGACAGAGCGGGCAGGCGAGACCCGCACGATTGTGCTATGGTCGCCGGTTTTCCTGAAGCCTGCATGGATCGAGATCATGTTATTACAGCCCGAGGTGGAACTGGCCACCGACGAACAGAAGGTCAGCTACGGTTTTGGCCTGCAATTTGGCGATCAGCTGCGCCGCAACCAGTTTGAAGGCCTGGATCTGGAGGCGGTGATGGCCGGCATGCAGCACTGGTATTGCCAGCAGCAGTCGCTGATAGCCGACGGCGACCTCAACCCCAGCTACGATGCCATCAAGGCCCGGCAGCAGGCGCTGGCAGAGGAAGTCAGCGCCCGGCGCCGGCAGCTGGCCGGGCAGTTCCTGCAGGCCAATGCTGCGCGGGAGGAAGTGAGCACTACGGCCAGCGGGCTGCAGTACGAGGTGTTGGAGGCGGGCAGCGGCGAACCGCCGGCTGCGCGCAGTACCGTGCTCACTCATTATCATGGCAGCTTTGTCGACGGCACCGTATTCGACAGTTCGGTACAGCGCGGCGAGCCGGTTCGCTTTGGCGTACACGAGGTCATCCCCGGCTGGACCGAGGCCCTGCAACTGATGCGCCCCGGCGCCCGCTGGCGCATCGTCTGCCCGCCGGCACTGGCCTATGGCGACCAGGGGGCGGGTGAAGCCATACCGCCTGGCACGGTGCTGGTATTCGAAATCCAGCTGCTGAAGGTTCTCGACTGAGGCGGCCGCGGCGCTGTCGGCAACCGCTGTTGAGGTACCGGTGCGGCGCAGCGGCCGGCTGCTGCCGGGACATCACGGCTGCGCCGCGAGCGCTCGCCG
It contains:
- a CDS encoding FKBP-type peptidyl-prolyl cis-trans isomerase codes for the protein MLLQPEVELATDEQKVSYGFGLQFGDQLRRNQFEGLDLEAVMAGMQHWYCQQQSLIADGDLNPSYDAIKARQQALAEEVSARRRQLAGQFLQANAAREEVSTTASGLQYEVLEAGSGEPPAARSTVLTHYHGSFVDGTVFDSSVQRGEPVRFGVHEVIPGWTEALQLMRPGARWRIVCPPALAYGDQGAGEAIPPGTVLVFEIQLLKVLD